A segment of the Planctomicrobium piriforme genome:
GGCTGCAACCTGACCCTCCGCGAGAAATCAGACACTGCGCCGGAGAAACTCGTGAACCGCTGGATCATGTCGGCCATTTCGACGGCGATTTTCTAGAGCAGTTTGCTCTACCGGGTGCCCGCGTCGTACGCGGTCTCACCAATTGAACTGCTGAATGCCGCGGGGCAAGAACGTGCAATTCATTTCGCAAGTTGTCCTAGTGGGATACTCGACGCTGCTGGTGAAATCTGAGGAACCGTAATCTGACGAACCGTGGGCTAAGGCCCAGCGGCTGATTGGTCTTTTGTTTCAGGGCAGATCGTTCAGCACTGTCACGCGACCATTGGTGACCTTCAGTCGCCTTTCGGCAAAAAGCCGAATCGCTTCCGGGTAGGCCTGGCATTCCGCTTCGAAGACGCGAGCGGCGAGACTGTCGGCGTCGTCGTTGTCGAGAACCGGAACCGTCCGCTGCAGAATGATTGGTCCCTCGTCGTAGTTGTTGTCACAGAAATGCACAGTGCAGCCTGAGACTTTGCAGCCGCGGGCGATGACCGCCTCGTGAACGTGGTGCCCGTACATCCCCTGTCCGCAAAAAGCGGGGATGAGAGCGGGGTGAATGTTCATCACCCGATTCTCGAAATCGTCGGGGATGAGAATCCGGGCGAGAAATCCGCCGAGGACCACGAGGTCAACCTGCCGTTCGCGAAAGCGTTCGAAGAGGGCAGCGCTATACGTTTCCAGACTTGGAAACGATTTTCGCAGGAACAACTCCGGCTCCAGCCCGAGTTCCTGCGCGCGGTCAATGCCTCGGCAAGTGCGGTTCGCGACGACCGAGACAACCGTGGCATGAAGCTGGCCATCGAGGATCTGCTGTTGCAGATTGACGAGCGTGGTCCCGCCGCCTGAGATCAGGACGGCCAGTCGCAAGGGAACGGGTGGGGAACTGCTGTTCGTCATGCCAGTTTCAATGACAGTAGTACCAAGTTTTCAGTCATCAGTTTTCAGTTCAGACCAATTCGATGAGAAACAACACAATGTGAGCATTTCGGGTTTTTCAAACTGACAACAGAATACTGACAACTCAGAACGACTGTCATGCCTATCGCGGATAGAGTTGTCGCACGCGGTCTCGATGAACTTCCAGATATCCTTGCTGTTCTTTTGTGATTGGATCGAGGGCGATGATTTCGATCATTTTCCAGCCATCCTTTTCTGGCTGCCATTTCGCTTCCCACATGGTGGCGACGCGGCTGGAACCCCCGGCAAAATTGACTGTGGCGTTCACGCGAAAACGGGATCGTGCCCGAGTGTTCTGAGCGAGCATTTCGACTTGCACATCGGTGACTCGCATGTCGTCCTGCACCTGGACCAGGTTGTAGCCTTCGGCGGCGAGCAGATGTACATCCCAGGCGGAATTGGAGATGTAAGAACGGGTTCTCTCGAGGTCGCGGTCGTGAAACGCCTGGGTAATGCCGTAGACGTTCTCGGCCACGATCTCGGCAGGAGTCGTGACGGCGCGGTCGAGGGCAATGGCGCCGCCGCCGAGCAGCAACGCGCCCAGGGCAGCCAGCAGCAGCCAGATGCGGCGCTGCTGTGACCAGGCAATCGAGAGTGCGACGGCGGCGATCAGACAAACAACGACCGCCGGCCACGGATTTTCGCTAGGCCACATCGCGCGCACCCTGCTGCAAGCCGGCGAAAACAAGCTTCGCGGCCCACAGTTCCTACTTGGTGATCAGTTCTTTGACGAGCGACCGGCCGGCCTTGTAGGCATGGCGAATGGCGAACAACCGCGTTTCGATTTGCTGCTCGGTGTAATACCGGCCCGATTCGCTGGGAGGCAAACCGGCCAGCGACAGCGTCAGCGGCAGCAAGTCCATAAATTCGCGGTAACGGCGCTGCGTATCGTTGGCAGCCTGGGTCGGTTCGGTCACGTTGATGCTCCTCGCGAAAGCGGGGACGGCAGCGCCACCACGGTGTGCCTGCCAGGAATACGAAAATGAGCCCCGGGATGTTGGCAGCATATTCTTTTCGAGAAGCCGCATCCACCGCGAAGCGATTTGGGGCGAGTGGACAGATGACGGACCTCACCGGGCAAAGCAAATTCGAAGTCCGAAGCACCAAATTCGAAACAAACTCAAAATCCCAATGACCAAAAGGCTCCAGCTCCCGAGAATGGTCACCGCACAGAGGTTGGAATCTGTTTCGGATTTCGCGCTACGGAGATGCACCTGAGAACCCCGCAATCAAGATGTCCCCGTCCCCTCGTACTGAAACGCACACAGGGAGAGAGTTTCAACCGCCGCATTCAGTCGCTCTAGAGCGCATCTCATGAACGTGTAGCGTCCTGGCGGCGTTAAAATTCAGCCTTTCATGCAGGATTGGCGTCCATACTCCGCCACATTTCCCCGGGATCGGGGCTAGCAACTGCGATCGATCGACATCGTCGGCAGCAGCATCAACAGTTCCCGGGCGGGCGAGGCTGGGAGGATCTCCAATGCCTGTCGCGCTTCGCTGGCACAACGCCGGGCCGTCGCCAAAGAATCTTCCACTGCTCCAAGTTCCCTGGCTTGTCGCAAAACCTCGCGACAGGCGGACTCGGACGAGTCTTCGAGCTGCAGCAAAAGTTGTTCGCGCTGCTCGGCAGGGCACAGTTGCAGCAGCCGAATGATGGGCAGCGTCAGCTTCTGCTGCTCAAGATCGGTGCCCAGCGTTTTTCCGATCGACGATTCCAGTCCCGTCAGATCGAGGACATCATCCGCGATCTGGAATGCCAGACCCAGGTTGCGGCCGTACCGTTCCATCGCCTCGACGACCGCATCGCTGCCGCCGGCATAGCGGGCCCCAATTTCGCACGAAACCGCACAGAGTTCGGCCGTCTTGCCGTCAATGATCGAAAAGTACTCTTCTTCGGTCAGCGATAGATTCCCGCGATTACGGGTCTGCATGAGTTCCCCTTCGCAGACACGGTTGGTTGCACGACCGATCAGACGGCAGGCGTCCGCGCTGCCGGTGCTGGCGGCGAGGTGAAAGGCATGCGTGAAGAGAAAGTCTCCATACAGCACGCTGGTCTGGTTGTTCCAGCGGACATTCACAGTCGCGACGTGCCGGCGGACGGCGGCTTCGTCGAGGACGTCATCGTGAACCAGAGTTGCGGTATGGATCATCTCGACGACGGCGGCGAGGATCAGGTGTTCGCGCTCGATGTCGCCGACCGCCTTGGCGACCAGCAGGCACAGCAGGGGCCGCAATCGCTTCCCGCGAAAGCGCCGGGTGTGTTCGAGAATATCGCAAATGTACGGATTGCTGGAGGCGAGTTCGTCATCGAACTGGCGTTCGACGTCGAGCAGAGCATCTCCCAGGATCGCCTGTGTGCGTTCCAGAAGTTCCGTGACGTTGCGTAATTGGGCCATAGCCGTCCTCAGTTCCTGCGCAGCTCAGCGATGAGTCGAAACCGCACCTTGTGAGCTCTCTTCACGGAGAAAATGGCCACTTTTCCCTCCGCTCTTTTCCAATAGTTGAATGTGGGCGACTTCCATCGTCCGGTCGACGGATTTGCACATATCGTAAATTGTCAGTGCCGCCACCGACACGGCCGTGAGCGCTTCCATCTCCACGCCGGTCCGCGACTGCACTTTCACACAGGCTTCAATCAGCACCTGATTGTCGCCCTCGAACTCAAAACGAACGTCCACGCTGTCGAGTCCCAGGGTGTGGCACAAGGGAATCAACTCGTCGGTCCGTTTCGCCGCCATGATGCCCGCCAGTCGGGCCACGGCCAGTACATCTCCTTTGGAAATCTGTCCTTGCCGGATTCGCGTCAGCGTTTCCGGTTGCATGACGACGCAGGCGCCGGCCCGAGCCAGTCTGCTCGTCACTTCTTTTGAGCCGACATCCACCATCCGCGGCGCTCCGGTTGCGTCGAAATGGGTGAGGTCGGTCATGTTCTTAATGTACAGGCAGCAATGGTTTCTTGTCGCCGTTGGAACGATCCGGCAAACCCGTCAATACCCTGAGTTCAGAAACCGTCAATCGACCGGGTCTGGTACATGATAGATATTGAACGAAAATCCGATACGGTCAACTGGAACCCGATTTCGGTAAACGGCGAAGGTTCCGTGGGGGTCGTTCAATAAGTGAACGCTGATGAGATGCCAGCCGGCGGTCAAGCGTCCTGGCGGCGTGTCCGGCACGTCAATTCCCAGCGCTTCCGGCGAAAAATTGTGCAGACAGGCCAGCGTGACCGGCCGGTATTCAGGGTGAGCACGAATCCAGTTTCTGGCGGCAATCAGGTCTTGTCCCCAATCGATATTTGAGTCCAGCAAGACGGCGCTGCCGTTGGTCGGCCCCCCGCACAGGAAATTGAAAAAACTCAAACTGTGCGGGTACACCACCAGGCTCGCCGTAATGACGCCAGCCAGCGGCAACGCGACCAGCCATTTTTGATTTAGAGAGACCGCTTGTGCAGCGGTGAGGTACAGCAGCGGCAGGACTGGAAAGACATAGCGGACATGTCGATTCATGCCTGTCTCGGCGCTGACCAGCACGAAGAGAATCAGAGTCGATGTCCATAACGGGCACAATGATCGCCACCGCGACGATGAATCCGGGTGACGCTGGCTGGCGACGATTCCCAGCAGCACCAGACACCAGGTTCCCAGTGGAACTTTGACTGCCAGGCCCACGAGGTAGTAGTACCACCAGCCGGATTGGCGGTACTCACCGAGTAAGTAGCTCCAGTGTTCGCGGTCGAGATCCTGCTGCTGAATATCGATCCCTCGGACGTAGTCCCGAGGAAATGGGACGGGGACCTCTCCAACCCAGTGCCCACGAAACCGATTCCCCGGCGCGTCGAATTCGAGGGAACGCGCACTGCCGGAAAGCAGTTTGCTGAAGAAGTCGTATTGATCGAGACGACGGCCGGTTCCCTGATAGCCGTAGCCCATATTCAGCAGATGCAGCCCGAGCGCCAACACAATAATGAGCTGTAGAGCCATCGCCCGGCGGCGACGAGGCACGCGTGTCCTCCACAACTCCACACTGCCGAGCAACAGCCACAACGGCGGCAGGATGATCCAGTAGGTTTTCGCGAGCAGTGCCAGTCCGAGCGCCGGGCCGGCGAGGAGTGCGTTCTTCCAGTTTGATTGGTCGAGCCAATGGGAATAACGCCAGGCGGCGAGCAGACCAAAGGCCGTCGCGGCGACATCACTGGTGATCAACGCCCCATGTGACAGCAGATTGGGGGAGAAACACCACAGCGCGGCGGCGAGCAGTCCGCCGTATTCGCCGCACAGTTCAGAGCCCCAGCGCCAGCAGACCCAGAGCCCGACCACCGAGATCGGCAGGCACATCCAGCGGGCGAGCGTGTAGAGCCACAGCGAGCGTTCCCCATTGGCCGCCACAAAGTCGGCTCCCACGTCCCATTCGCAGCGGCGCGGACTGTGCGGTACGTCGTGCGTCCAGTTCTCGGCATGATCGACGAACAGCAACGGAATCGCCGCCCAGGCTCTCACCAGCGGCGGGTTCACCAGATACAGATCGGTGCGGCCGAACCTCCAGACGCACAATCCCGCAGGCAGATGCGCCACTTCATCCTGCGTGGGAGATTGATGCCATGCCAGGAATCCGGCCAGGGCCAGGTGAATCACAAAGAGTCCAGTAATCGCCCATCGGGCGGCGAGTGAGACCTTCTTCTGTGACGGCCCTGAAGCGGCAAACTGAGGAGATTCGGCGAAATTTCGCACGCAGCAAGGCCCGTGACAGGGAGTTTAGAAACCCGTTAGATCGCCCCCTTATGCCGATTCCAGGGTGGTCGGGCGATGGGGTGTTTCCTACCATAATGCTCTCAGAGTTTCGATCAGCCGCAGTCACTGAACCGGGTTGTTGCCGAGTTCTCTGCCAAAGGACTCTGGCGAACCGCGGTGCTGCCTCGAAGGAGTTCCCTATGTCGCGCCGATTCTCCGTCAGCATTATCCTGACTCTCGCGGCGGCGATCGCCTGGTTGGCCCCCAGCCGATCCTTCCCGTTGCTTGCTGAACATCCGCGAACCGGAAATTCCCCCATCGCTGCGCAGCCGCTCGCTGCCAATCAGACGGAAAACCCCTTCCCCGGCCGGTTCCCTGCTCCCAGCTTTGATGGCGGTACGGAATGGCTGAATACCTCGGGGCCGATCTCTCTGCAGGACTTGCGGGGCAAGATCGTCATCCTCGACTTCTGGACGTACTGCTGCATCAACTGCATGCACATCCTCCCGGATCTGAAATATCTCGAACAGAAGTATCCCAACGAACTCGTTGTGATCGGCGTGCACTCGGCGAAGTTCGATAATGAAAAAGAGTCGGAGAATATTCGCGAAGCGATCATGCGGTATGAGATCGCGCATCCGGTGGTCAACGACTCTGAGATGACCATCGCCCGCAAGTATCAGTTCAGCAGTTGGCCGACGCTGGTGCTGATTGATCCAGAAGGAAACTTTGTCGGACGCCAGCCCGGCGAAGGGAACCGCGAGCTGTTCGACGAAGTGATCGGCAAAATGGTGGCCTACCATCGCGCCAAGGGAACGCTCGACGAGAAGCCGGTCAAATTCAATCTCGAACGTGAAAAAGTCGAACCGACGCCGCTGCGCTTTCCCGGCAAGGTGCTGGCCGATGAAGCAGGGGGGCGGCTGTTCATCACAGACAGCAATCACAACCGCATCGTGATCAGCTCATTTACAGGGCAACTGCTCGACATCATCGGCACAGGCGCGATCGGCGCGAAAGACGGTGGTTATGCCGAAGCCTCGTTCGACCACCCGCAAGGGGTCGCACTGGTGAAAAACGACCTGTATGTCGCCGACACCGAGAACCATCTGATCCGCAAAATCGACCTGAAGAAGAAACAAGTAGCGACCTTGGCCGGGACCGGCGTACAGTCGCATGTGCGACCGACATTCGGCGGCGGCGGCACCATGCGGAAGACCGCTCTCAACAGCCCTTGGTCGATTGTCGAACTCAAAGATCACTTGTACGTCGCGATGGCCGGCCCGCATCAGCTCTGGCGGCATCACCTCGGCTCGGACTCGATCGTGCCCTTTGTCGGCAGCGGACGCGAAGACATCATCGATGGGCCGCTCCGCGAATCGGCACTGGCGCAGCCGTCTGACATCGTGACCGATGGCCAGGTGCTCTACCACGTCGACAGCGAAGGTTCGGCCGTGCGGCGGGATGATGTCGGCCCCCGGGCTCATGTTTCGACCGTCGTCGGCCCGCATGACATTCCGCAGGGGCAGTCGCTGTTCGCATTTGGGGATATTGACGGAGTGGGAGACGCCGTGCGATTGCAGCATCCCATTGGCCTGGCGATTCACAACGGCAGCCTGTACGTCGCGGACACCTATAACGACAAGATCAAGAAGGTCGATCCGGTCGCCCGCACCGCCGTCACCTGGCTCGGGACTGGCGAGCGGGGGAAAGGTCTGGAACCGGTCGAACTCTTCGAACCGTCCGGAATCGCAATTGCCGGCAACACGATGTACATCGCCGATACGAACAATCACCGGATCCTGGCGACCGACCTGACGACCAAGAAGACGCGGGAGTTCGTTGTGAACGGCCTGACGCCGCCGACTCCTCCCAAGACGACGGAAGAAGAACCCTACGCCGGGAAGACCGACGACCTCCCTTCCAGCACGGTCTCAGGAGCAGGCCCGTTGACGGTTCAGGTGAACTTCGAACTGCCGTTCGAACACGAACTCAATCAGCTCGCTCCGTTGAGCTACAAGGTCACTGTGAACGGCAGCCAGTCGGTGATCGACCCGGAGGTGATTGGCAAGCGAAAACGAGCTGAAGCAGACAAGACATCAGCCACCTTCACCATCCCTCTGACGGGAAAAGCCGGCACAACGGAAGTGACGCTGACGGTGAACTACCAGTACTGCAAGCACGGCACCGGCGGAGTCTGTCGCTTCGCCACCCAGCAATGGAAACTCCCGCTGACAGTTGCGAGCCAGGGAACCGACCGGATCACGTTGACGGCGAAGCCGTGACAGGGGACTCGTTGCCATGAGTTCGAGTGAAGTGCCTGAAATTCGGTCGGATCTGTTGAGTACGTCGTCGTCCCTGTCGGAAGAGGAATGGCGGGTCGAACTGGTCAGACGCCGAGACGAATATCTCAAGAATCCTGCAACCGGGATTTCCTGGGATGATCTTAAAGCGGATGGCAATACGCCGGATTGTTGACCAGTTCAGTTCTGTGCGGTGGTACTTTCCAAAGGCTGGCCGCTCCCTCTCAGTTTCTCTACACTGCCGATCCGCCTGAACCTCTGAAAGAAACTGCCATGGATAGCGAAATCCGCACAAGCGCACAGTCACTCACCGATCGCATCGTCCTGTTAAAGGACTCTCTTTGACTACGACGTCAAGCTGCGACGCATTCGGGAAATTGACGAACTGATGTCGAGGCCGAACTTCTGGGATCACCAGGAGAAAGCCCAGACTTTGATTAGTGAACTGCGCCGTCTGAACTCGGTCATGAAGCCGCTGCAGGAACTTTCCAGCGGTACCGATGACCTCGGCGTGCTGATGGAGTTCGCGGACGAAGACGGCTCGCCTGAGACGCTGGCGGAAGTCCGCACGACGCTCGACGGCCTGCTGAAAAAGCTCGACGCCACCGAGTTGCAGACGAGCATGAAGAACCCGGAAGATGCCGGGAACGCCTACATGACGATCCAGGCGGGAGAAGGGGGGACCGACTCCGCCGACTTTGCCGCCATGCTGATGCGGATGTATCTCCGCTGGTGTGAAAACAACGGCTACAAGGTCGAAGAAATCGACAAGTCGGAAGGGGAAGAGGCCGGCATTCGCAATGTCACCCTGCACATTCAGGGGGACTATGCCTTCGGATACTTGAAGGGGGAAACCGGCAACCATCGCCTGATCCGTATCAGCCCGTTCGATTCCGCCGGTCGTCGTCATACGGCGTTCGCCGCGGTCGACGTGACGCCGGATTTGGGCGACGCGGCCGACATTGAAGTCGACTGGGAAGACAACAAAGTGGTCCGCGAAGACGTGTTTCGCGCTGGCGGGGCCGGGGGCCAGAAGGTCAATAAAACCAGCTCGGCCATTCGGCTCACCCACCTGCCCAGCGGCGTCGTGGTGCAGTGTCAGAACGAACGCAGCCAACATCAGAATCGCGCGCTTGCGAGGAAAATGCTGGTGGCGAAGCTCTATCAGATCGCCCAGGAAAAAGAAGAAGCGTCGAACGCCGCCAGGCGCGGCGAGAAATCGAAGATCGGCTTCGGCGGGCAGACGATCCGGCACTACGTCCTTCAACCGCAACAGTTCGTCAAAGACGACCGCTCCGACCTCAAGCAGAGCAATCCGCTGGAAGTGCTGGATGGGGCGCTCGATCCGTTTCTTGAAGCGTACCTGCGGTGGAGTATTGCGAAGTAAAGGGTTTAGGGTTTATGGTTGAAGGTTTAAGGTTCGAAAGCGACCTTGCCTCAAGCCTCAAGCCTGAACGCCCTGTGATTGTCGAAGGGATCTGCACGACCAGAAATGCGGACGGCACGTTCAACGTCGCGCCGATGGGGCCGATTGTTGACCCGTCGCTGACCTCTTTCCTGTTCCGGCCGTTTCAATCGTCGACGACGTTCGCCAATCTCCAGGCGACCGGGTGCGGGGTGTTTCACATCACCGACGATGTGCAGCTCATTGCACAAGCGGCGGTGGGCAAGGTTGATCCGCGGCCGGAGATGTTTGCGGCCCATTCAATCGACGGGGCGGTGCTTGCCGACTGCTGTCGGTGGTATGAGTTTCGAGTGACCTCGGTTGATGCGTCCGCGTCGCGGACGGAGATTCAGACGGAGGTCGTCCATGTCGGGCGTGTGCGTGACTTCTTCGGATTCAATCGCGCGAAGCATGCGGTGCTGGAAGCGGCGATTCTGGCGACGCGGCTGCACCTGCTGACGCCTGACGACGTGAATGCTCAGCTTGAGCGCCTGAAGGTCATGGTCGAGAAGACGGCTGGGCCGAAGGAACAGGCGGCTTTTGAATTTCTGCAACAGCGCATCGCAGGGGTCTTGAGTCAGGCGAGCGTCTCGCCGTAGTTGCTACCATAAGCCACTGTCAAGTTTTCACGCCTGTCGATCGGGCATGTGTATGCTGAAGGGGAAGAACGTGATCCTGCCGCGCCCGCTGCTGATTTGCATCTGTGTTGCACTGCTGCTGGTCGGAACGAATTCCGTCGCCCTCGCACAAACGGATGCCGTCCCCGGATGGTCTGATGGCAGAGTCTTCGAACTCGGCAGAACCGATGCCGGAACGTCGCTCAAGGCGCTCTGCTCGGCGAATGCGCTCGATCCCACGGTTGACTCCCCGTTGGTGGTGATCGCATTTCGCAGCACCGGCGAGGTTTCCACCCAACAGGTGTTGGCATTGAAGAAGCTGCTGGGAACCGTTGTTCATTCCGAATTGCGATTGGTCATAGTCGCAATTGATCCTGCCGCAAAATTTCCGCCGCAAGGTTCTGCCTACAACACGACTGATGAAAGAGCAGCGGCGGCACTCTGGCGCAGCCTTGCTTGGCTCGGGGTGGATGCCGTCGTTGAAGTGACGCCCGACGCGAATGCAGACTGGCCGAAGGATTGCCTGGCTCAGGCCGTTCGCACGAAGAGCATCGCTGGGGTGGGGACGCTGCCTTCCGCTCGCATCAGTGCGAAGCTGTTGGAGCTTCCTCTCGAAAAGTGGTCGGTCAGCGAAAAGACAGAAACACAGATCGAAAAAGTTCTGCCGTATCTGTCCGGTCTACAACGCTCGCCCATTCGTGAAGAATTCAACCGTCGTCGCCAACGGACTCCGCAACAAGTCGCAAAAGAACTGACCGCTGTTTACGGACACGAACTCAAGTCCATTATGTACCAGCCTGCCCTGGCGATCGTCGCGCGACGGCAGTTTGCGGAGCTGCAACAGGACCCGACCGTCGAATTGGACGTTGCGAAAGTTCTTTATCCGTATCTCGCCAAAGCCGCAGCCGCTGACCTTCCTAAACCGGATGCCAATGGCAGCGTTGTCTCCGGGCATCTGGTCTTCGCCGACTGGGCGCTACATACGAAAGACCAGCGTGCGGTGAGACTGGTCACTCGGGCAGCGGATGTCGGCTTCGATCCCAATGGTCGCCCTCTCCCTGCCATGCCCTCGCACAATGAGATGAGCGATGCGGTCTTTATGGGGTGTCCGATTCTCACCTCGGCCGCACGCCTGTCCGGGGAAATGAAATATCTCGACCTGATGCGCTCGCATCTCGCGTTCATGCAGAAACTGTGCGTCCGCCCTGACGGCCTGTACCGCCATTCGCCGTTGTGTGAAGCCGCCTGGGGGCGCGGCAATGGATTCCCGATACTGGGCCTGGTGCTCGCGCTCACAAACCTGCAGGCGATGCGTGACGATGCCACTGCCACGCCCGAACTGCGAGCAGCCGCCAGTCAGGCATTTGATGACGTGCAGCCTGACTTTCAAAAACATGCCGCAGCGCTGTTGCCGCATCAGGATGAGACCGGGATGTGGCGACAGGTGATCGACAAACCATCGGCTTATCGCGAAGTGACCGCCACCTGCATGATTGGCTTCGCACTCCAACGCGGCATCCGCTCCGGCTGGCTCGACGCGGCGCAATTTCAGCCGGCCGCCGACCGTGCGTGGCAGGCGATGCTGCCGCGGATTGGCTCGGACGGCGTGTTGATCGACGTCTGCACCGGCACCGGGAAACAGAAGTCGCTACAAGACTACTACGACCGCGCCGCCATTCTGGACCGTGACGAACGGGGGGGCGCGATGGCACTGCTGTTTGCCGTCGAACGCTGCCGGTAAACAGACTTTGATGCGTGTTCAGCGTCATCAAGAAATGCACGAACACGATCCAGAAAAAGCTGGCCTGTGGTCGTCGCTGGTTTTAAGATCGCGCTGCCGCTCGGCTCGATTGTGATGGATGTTCATTGAAGGATGCAGCCGTGCGTAGTAGTGATCGACTGATCTTCATCGGCGTTGCCGGAATCTGTGTACTTCTTAACCTGAACCTGTTCGCCTGGATGGTGCTGCGGCACCCTGCCGCGACATTCTTTTCCGATGCGTGGTGGTCGTCGTGGTTTCCCGGCCTGCTGGCATGGTTCGTGATTCTCAGCGTGGGATACGGCTTTCGGCGACAGGCCGTCGTCCAGGTCCGCAAAGGAATGGGTGAGAACATCTAATCCAGCAGCGTCAGCCGTACCTGCAAGACATCCATGACGCTGCGGCCGGGAATCTCCTGTGCTCGAAGCGTGAGCGTGCCTGCCCCTTGTTCGAGATTGATAACTCCCAGGGACAGCGGGCGGAACTCTTTCATTTGTGATTCGCCATGCCCGCGGGGCAATGTGTCTTGATTGGTAAAGAGCGGGGGATTCCAGCCGGGGGTGACGCGGCCGGAAAGTTGGCTGTCGCGAAACTTCAGTTCGACCAACGAGCCGGCATCGGATTCCGGGCAGGTGTAGTCGATCGTCACTTCGTATCGTCCTGGCGTGTGAACATCGATTAGCCAGACCATGCGATCTGCCAGCGATGTCCAGTTCACGAAGTATGAACAGTTCGGGGCTGTGCCGCTCCGCTTCACCCCGCCTTGCGGTTCGCCGTCTCGCGCGGGCAGTATCGTGATCGGGAACTCTCGGTAACCGACCGGGATTGGTCGAGGATCGACCGAGTTTCCCTTCGCTTTGCCTTTTCCCTTGGCTGCCGTGCCTTCGCTGGCTGGTTTGCCAAACATCTCTTCGCGCCAATTACGAACTGCTTCAGTGAGCCGCGCGGTGACCTCAGGCTGAAGATTGTTTACCGGAGTTGTCTGGCCTGGGTCGGCAGTCATGTCGAAGAGCTGATTCTGATCATCGAGCCGGTATTGCTGCGTTCGTACGCTCACACGGCCAGCCCATGTGGAAAACAGCATTCGCTCGGGCCAGTCGATCT
Coding sequences within it:
- a CDS encoding glycoside hydrolase family 88 protein, coding for MCMLKGKNVILPRPLLICICVALLLVGTNSVALAQTDAVPGWSDGRVFELGRTDAGTSLKALCSANALDPTVDSPLVVIAFRSTGEVSTQQVLALKKLLGTVVHSELRLVIVAIDPAAKFPPQGSAYNTTDERAAAALWRSLAWLGVDAVVEVTPDANADWPKDCLAQAVRTKSIAGVGTLPSARISAKLLELPLEKWSVSEKTETQIEKVLPYLSGLQRSPIREEFNRRRQRTPQQVAKELTAVYGHELKSIMYQPALAIVARRQFAELQQDPTVELDVAKVLYPYLAKAAAADLPKPDANGSVVSGHLVFADWALHTKDQRAVRLVTRAADVGFDPNGRPLPAMPSHNEMSDAVFMGCPILTSAARLSGEMKYLDLMRSHLAFMQKLCVRPDGLYRHSPLCEAAWGRGNGFPILGLVLALTNLQAMRDDATATPELRAAASQAFDDVQPDFQKHAAALLPHQDETGMWRQVIDKPSAYREVTATCMIGFALQRGIRSGWLDAAQFQPAADRAWQAMLPRIGSDGVLIDVCTGTGKQKSLQDYYDRAAILDRDERGGAMALLFAVERCR